Part of the Salmo trutta chromosome 5, fSalTru1.1, whole genome shotgun sequence genome is shown below.
TCCCCATTGAAACACTAAGTAAAAACTTCAATCAATCCCAATTATCATTCTTTACTGCATAGAATGTTCTCAATTCATCACCAAATCATAGCTACAGGGGTGAGGTACTATAGCTACAGCTACACACtacgtactgtatgtgtgggtgaTTTCTTTGTGACATTACTGTTGTGTGGCTAGTTTGTTTACAGGACAGTGTTCTGGCTTTCTGGAAGCATGGTCTTAAAGGGAGGAGTCTCCACACAAATGAGGTGATTATAATGCCTTCTCTCCACCATGCGCTTGTGCGTTCATTCAAACCAAAAATGCTTGATCTGCATTGTTAGTATTTTATCTCTCTGAAACAGTGAAATACATTGACACTCATCTTAGGTCACGCAGGAGATCACAGACGAAAGCAGAGTATTCCGGGTCTTGGGGACAAACAGGTATGCTCCAAACTCTAGCTGGCCTGTTACCTTGAAAACCACATTATGTGTGATCCCATAAGGGGTCAAAGGTTATTTTGAGAAAACCAATCACGCTGTCTTTTGTCGTTTCCATAGGGATATTGTCCTTCAGAGTACCCCCACAGAGGACCCATCAGCAATGAGCAACCTCTATATCCTGACTGGACATGAAAGCAGCTACTAAGATAAGACAGAGAAAAAGGACAGGTGAAGGACTGAAAGAAGAAAGAAGAGAAAGCTGTATTCAAGGAAGAAGTGAAGAAGAGTGTGTCCCAGAGATGGGCAGCTTTTATTGTGTGAAGAAAGGAGGCACTACAGGCCACTGGCTCTTCCCTGGCACCTAATAAACTCGAACGAGCCCCCTGGCACCTAATAAACTGGAACGAGCCCCCTCAGTGTAGACTTGTCTCAAACTGATGTAACCCCCTCTACCTGCATACCGAGAACAGACAGACCATATGAGACTCTCACACAATTAGCCACAGGGAGAAAACTGAGCTGTTGTGTGTTCAAGAAAGAACTTGTTGAAAAAGACTTGTTAGAGAGAGCCCCCCCCAGTCATGACCCCTAACCCCTTGAATGCGCACACACTACTTTTAACCTGGTTCCAACCCCATTGTGTTTTCTTACTGGTATGCCATTGGAAATACACTAACTGATGACTGAAGTCTGCACTGTCTCCTGATACaacattgtgaagtggaaaccaaCTACATCGGTGAACGGAATATACCGTTAGACCACCATGCTCTGTTCACTACCTGTAATGGCATAGGTGGCACTGCTCCCAGATGTCAACATAAACAGATTTCACCTCATACGCTTGAAAATATGTCACCTAAAATCAGAGTgctaatacattttaaaagtgctttgaaagactttTCTGAGATCAGATTAAGACTTTTCCAGTAGTTAAAGTGTTTTCAATGGAGATCTCCGTTGAGCATGCTTTTTACGACAGGATTGGGCTTAATCTGCATCTGGGGAAACCAGCCCTAATGAAGTTAAATTGTATGATGAATTCCAATATTGTTCTGTTGTGTTTAGTCTCAAACCAGACATGTGTGTTTGCCACAAAGTAAGACTACATTGTGTTTAATGATACTGGTTTGCTTTTGTTTGGTTGTGCATGGGAGGGACTGGGCCCAATGTGACACTCGTCATCCCTGAAAGACACTTGAAGGAGAATGCATGTTGCTATTTAATTGTTTCTTTTAAGAAAGAAATATGTGAGAATATGGATTTGAGAGTTTTTATGTATACTTTGTTGAACTTACGCCAAAACATTGAATTCCCAATGATAAAataaaaagattttaaaaaatgtgagTCGACTGATGCAAAGATAAAAGATTCATGTGATTTTCTAAAGACATTAGACAACATTACCTATGAAGTTAGTCTAGTTTAGCAAGCCTCAAGAATGTGTGTGACCAGTGTCAAAATAGGTTGGCATGCTAATTTGTATTAGTATAAATTTCATTATAGGGCTCTTTGTACAATTAGTTGATAAAAATGTAATCATTTTTATCCACTTGTAATAAGAAAATGAAACGAGATCAGAATCTTTCCTGTACGAAAGATTATTTACAACAGTATTATGAAATGGGTAAGCTTCCGTAAAAACATGACATGATGCGTAACTTTATAATTGATGTAGTATCTCGACTGAACAGACGGGGGCTCCATTGCTTATTTTTGATCCCCTTGATTGCGTCACACACTTCCTAAAAATAATCACGGCGCCATTTCAGAATTCATTCATTGGCATTTGCAGTTTGAGTCGTTATTCAGGTAAGGGACATTGTGGAAATTCACATCTCAATCAGTGTTGATTTGTATTCAACAAGTTGCTAGAGGGAGGACTAAGACATCCTGTACGATATTATCATGATGTGTTTTGCTTGACCAGAATTGGCAATAGCTAACACCATGCCGTGCAAACGTTTTTTTGCAAcaacaaataatatatatatataatgttagAAACTAGTTAACGCAAACGAAGACCAAGCTAGCTGGCTAGGTTATCAACCTCATTTGAATTTCAGTTGGAGGTTTTAGAGAGTGTCAGACAGGTTGTTAACAGaacaggtagctagctaaactaGCTAAGTTAATTCCGATAGTACAAGCAACTAGCTGACGTTAACTGGCTAAAGTGAGGGAATTTCTACTTTTTATAACTACGGTCAGATTTACGAAGTTAGCGGCAAGGTAACgtattttataaatatatatttttaaatcttaATAGCCATTAAATATTAAATGGTAAGTTCTCAATACTAACGTTAACTTTTCTATTTGGCCTGGTCAGCTACTGTTAGCTGGAGAATTAGCTAGCGTTAGGTAActagataacattagctagcttaaGTAGCTAGCTACTATACGTCAGCTTGCAAACTTATTCTCTTTTGACATTTTATTAAAGTAGGCCTATAATCATTACATTAGTTATGAAAGTTGTCTTTCATAGCTAATTTTGGACGTGGTATTTTTCTTCACGCTTCACATATTTGAAATTGGTAAACAAACAACTGCTTGTCTCCACTTCCAGGAATAACACAACACAGATTTGAAGATGGTGAAAATATTCATAGGCAATCTTGACTCCGACACCACCGTGGACGAGCTACGCACTCTCTTCTCCCAGTATGGCAAGATCTCAGAGTGCGACATCGTCAAGAATTTTGGCTTTGTGCACATGAACGACAAAGCGGAAGCGGAGGAGGCAATCAAGAACCTTCACCACTATGACCTCAACGGGGAGCAAATGAACGTGGAGATGAGCCGCGGCAGACCAAAGGCCACCACCAAGCTGCATGTCAGCAACATCCCAGAGGGTTGCACCAACGAGGAGCTGAAGACCAAGTTTGAGGAGTATGGCCCTGTGGTGGAGGCTGACATAGTGAAAGATTATGCATTTGTCCACATGGAGTCTGTGGATGATGCCATGGAGGCCATCAGTAGGCTGGACAACACAGCCTTCCAAGGTGAACCCGCAGATAGTCTGAGCTTTCTGTAGTTACAGAATACACTTCCCTTTAGATGGCATAAAGATCGTAACGTGATGCCGAAAAGCATTTTGGTTTAATTCTGAGTTTAATGAATACGTAATGGCACTGTAAAGTCGTGAGACTTTCGTGATTATTTTATCCGGTTTCAAGGTAACAGTGCAGGGTGAACCAATTGATGCTAATATATAAGTATTTGCAATGAGGAAATGACAGCCGTTAAGAAGGAGTGGTGTGCGTGTCAGAACCCAACCGTCTCATgcgtctcttctctctcctcaaaaGGCAAGCTGATGAGCGTGCATCTGTCCACCAGTCGCCTGCGCACGGTCCCGGGAATGGGAGCTCAAACCGGCTGCTATGTCTGCGGGAAACAGGGTCACTGGTCAAAAGATTGCCCGAACGGTGGTCAGAACGGCGGTAGCTATGGTGACCATGGTGAACGCCCCAGGGGTGGCCTAATGATGGGCCGCGGCAGGGGTTTCCCACGGGGTCCCCTGGGTTTCAGCAGGAGTGGCGAAAGATACCCGAGTGGCTACGGGATGCCCCCAAGAGCTGCAGCATCCTATTACATGGGCAGGCTAGGGTATAGCAGAGCGTCCAGTTATCTGGGGGGTCCGCCTCTTTCCCCTTTGAGCCGTAGGCCTAGCTATGGCTCTGCTCGGGAGTACAGCGCCGATGCCAGGGATCGGTACAGCGGCAGGCTACCGAGCTCTTATCCCGAGAAGGTATCGGCCTATGAGCGAGAC
Proteins encoded:
- the LOC115194143 gene encoding RNA-binding protein 4.1 isoform X4 — encoded protein: MVKIFIGNLDSDTTVDELRTLFSQYGKISECDIVKNFGFVHMNDKAEAEEAIKNLHHYDLNGEQMNVEMSRGRPKATTKLHVSNIPEGCTNEELKTKFEEYGPVVEADIVKDYAFVHMESVDDAMEAISRLDNTAFQGKLMSVHLSTSRLRTVPGMGAQTGCYVCGKQGHWSKDCPNGGQNGGSYGDHGERPRGGLMMGRGRGFPRGPLGFSRSGERYPSGYGMPPRAAASYYMGRLGYSRASSYLGGPPLSPLSRRPSYGSAREYSADARDRYSGRLPSSYPEKVSAYERDRYSSHVDYYEKYRAQPYGSSYFEERRLGYIPPLPPSSLSRLSSSVDPYERRPLPPSSAAASYYLRDRSPIRRVPVTSDSYGYERLRLSPVSSSRSSSYAVPQARDPYTDRTRYAY